A region from the Hyalangium gracile genome encodes:
- a CDS encoding suppressor of fused domain protein, which produces MKVPETEEDFVQWYEDCWADRDEVEYPKLFGAISDDVYTLDQTDALQAWLESDLAQVQELDPNWGPLGVRVAPPSEQFPYWSYVTSGLSNPFTVAPGAELAEDAPSGIGYEMVIHTPEEASWPVFRLLDMMAYNLVCLRAFALGHRYPVEGSLTGGETKLNGFVFVKDPSRAAEFTLPSGKVQLLTLVGATRNEMAFSRSNGADKLMAKLVAAGTGYITHPNREEVKL; this is translated from the coding sequence ATGAAAGTGCCCGAGACGGAAGAGGACTTCGTCCAGTGGTACGAGGACTGCTGGGCCGACCGCGACGAGGTGGAGTACCCCAAGCTCTTCGGAGCCATCAGCGATGACGTCTACACGTTGGATCAGACGGACGCGCTGCAGGCCTGGCTCGAGAGCGATCTGGCCCAGGTGCAGGAGCTGGATCCGAACTGGGGCCCCCTGGGCGTACGCGTGGCGCCGCCGAGTGAACAGTTCCCGTACTGGTCCTACGTGACGAGCGGCCTGTCCAACCCCTTCACCGTGGCGCCAGGCGCGGAGCTGGCGGAGGACGCGCCCAGCGGCATCGGCTACGAGATGGTCATCCACACGCCCGAGGAGGCGTCGTGGCCGGTGTTCCGGCTGCTGGACATGATGGCCTACAACCTCGTCTGCCTGCGCGCCTTCGCCCTGGGGCACCGCTACCCGGTGGAGGGCTCGCTCACCGGCGGCGAGACGAAGCTCAACGGCTTCGTCTTCGTGAAGGACCCCTCGCGAGCCGCCGAGTTCACCCTGCCCTCCGGCAAGGTGCAGCTGCTGACGCTGGTGGGCGCCACGCGCAACGAGATGGCCTTCAGCCGCTCCAACGGCGCCGACAAGCTGATGGCCAAGCTCGTCGCCGCGGGCACCGGCTACATCACCCACCCGAACCGGGAAGAGGTGAAGCTGTAG
- a CDS encoding WD40/YVTN/BNR-like repeat-containing protein, which produces MAERDWERLGELAPELRVGSVAASRDGFGLVGASVEPATGTLADRLRARRAQLHRVTARGLERVYEGPGWIQAVDCHGTLCVALGATLKPVGSGSDYHLLVSTDGGRKWSVRGPVPAPSATQVLAVSAEEAWVLGAFFLGRTADGGASWTEVSLEGERHAQAERLRRTERGVAVLGKGLRHTHDGGATWGRETSGNARLVDVDGAHALAVESGQARIGERRGGEVRWLTPLPPGREPLRLAAAGSVLRVLTRHAEPGRGVDPCVHQSTDGGRSWATQKLEVGPHVDVAGPYGLGLDLRGRVFGRLS; this is translated from the coding sequence GTGGCCGAGAGAGACTGGGAGCGACTGGGTGAGCTGGCGCCGGAGCTCCGCGTGGGCTCGGTGGCCGCCAGCCGCGACGGCTTCGGGCTGGTGGGCGCCTCGGTGGAGCCCGCCACCGGCACGCTGGCGGACCGACTGAGAGCGCGGCGCGCGCAGCTCCACCGGGTGACGGCCCGGGGGCTGGAGCGCGTCTACGAGGGCCCGGGGTGGATCCAGGCGGTGGACTGCCACGGGACGCTGTGCGTGGCGCTCGGGGCCACGCTGAAGCCGGTGGGCTCGGGCTCGGACTACCACCTGCTGGTGTCCACCGATGGCGGGCGGAAGTGGAGCGTCCGGGGCCCGGTGCCCGCGCCCAGCGCCACGCAGGTGCTGGCGGTGAGCGCGGAGGAGGCCTGGGTGCTGGGCGCCTTCTTCCTGGGACGCACGGCCGACGGCGGCGCGAGCTGGACGGAGGTGTCCCTGGAGGGCGAGCGCCACGCGCAGGCGGAGCGGCTGCGGCGCACCGAGCGCGGCGTGGCGGTGCTCGGCAAGGGCCTGCGCCACACGCACGACGGGGGCGCCACCTGGGGCCGCGAGACGTCGGGCAACGCGCGCCTGGTGGACGTGGATGGCGCGCACGCGCTGGCGGTGGAGAGCGGCCAGGCGCGCATCGGCGAGCGGCGAGGTGGCGAGGTGCGCTGGCTGACGCCGCTGCCTCCGGGGCGTGAGCCGCTGCGGCTGGCGGCGGCGGGCTCGGTGCTGCGGGTGCTGACGCGCCACGCGGAGCCGGGCCGAGGGGTGGACCCCTGCGTGCACCAGAGCACGGACGGTGGGCGCAGCTGGGCCACGCAGAAGCTGGAAGTGGGGCCGCACGTGGACGTGGCGGGCCCCTACGGCCTGGGGCTGGACCTCAGGGGCCGGGTGTTCGGCCGGCTGTCCTGA
- a CDS encoding response regulator encodes MPTGDDVLRVLVLEDDKDLRTLLCELMEACGAEACVRAASFDEMVRQKQQVLGCGLALMDVNLGSGQPSGLDAYHWLRDNGFTGRIVFLTGHARHHPLVRKAQELTQAQVLSKPVNTKELMALVKDSHGSSGS; translated from the coding sequence ATGCCGACGGGGGACGATGTGCTACGGGTGCTCGTACTCGAGGACGACAAAGACCTGCGGACCTTGCTGTGCGAGCTGATGGAGGCCTGTGGCGCGGAGGCGTGTGTGCGCGCCGCCTCCTTCGACGAGATGGTCCGCCAGAAGCAGCAGGTGCTCGGGTGCGGGCTGGCCCTCATGGACGTCAACCTGGGCTCGGGTCAGCCCAGCGGGCTGGATGCGTACCACTGGCTTCGGGACAATGGCTTCACCGGGCGCATCGTCTTCCTCACCGGTCACGCCCGCCACCACCCGCTCGTGCGCAAGGCGCAGGAGCTCACCCAGGCCCAGGTGCTGTCCAAGCCCGTGAACACCAAGGAGCTGATGGCGCTCGTGAAGGACTCCCATGGCTCGTCCGGCTCCTAG
- a CDS encoding tetratricopeptide repeat protein, producing the protein MHSAPMPSRRALLPLLACLACLALPGLGWAKDTDSNALGFKAYEKGDYKKAHGLFEKALKQNPDNAYARLNRARTTTLLNKGKEEKDGFEYCDYPSNWIFRALADLSKAVELERAAVLPKIDEDQKGLKALKERGEYLKWRKAVSLLGAEAGAAEKVLRETPDWLYEQPAAIPVHISLRPDKKVVTQDHTMEETIAGQWSLKGGQLEITPANGKATLWKPVAEQYYFNEGKDFFFDPQLQPVGEGASGSGWLGGPLRAGPLLGDCS; encoded by the coding sequence ATGCACTCCGCTCCCATGCCGTCACGTCGCGCGCTGCTGCCCCTGCTCGCCTGCCTCGCCTGCCTCGCTCTTCCCGGGCTCGGGTGGGCCAAGGACACCGACTCGAACGCCCTGGGCTTCAAGGCGTACGAGAAGGGGGACTACAAGAAGGCCCACGGCCTGTTCGAGAAGGCGCTGAAGCAGAACCCCGACAACGCCTACGCCCGGCTCAACCGCGCGCGGACCACCACCCTCCTGAACAAGGGCAAGGAGGAGAAGGACGGCTTCGAGTACTGCGACTACCCGTCCAACTGGATCTTCCGAGCGCTGGCGGACCTCTCGAAGGCCGTCGAGCTGGAGCGGGCCGCCGTGCTCCCGAAGATCGACGAGGACCAGAAGGGGCTGAAGGCGCTCAAGGAGCGGGGGGAGTACCTGAAGTGGCGCAAGGCGGTGAGCCTCCTCGGCGCCGAGGCGGGGGCAGCGGAGAAGGTGCTCCGCGAGACGCCGGACTGGCTGTACGAGCAGCCTGCCGCCATCCCCGTGCACATCTCCCTGAGACCGGACAAGAAGGTCGTCACCCAGGACCACACGATGGAAGAGACGATCGCCGGCCAGTGGAGCCTCAAGGGCGGCCAGCTCGAGATCACCCCGGCGAACGGCAAGGCAACGCTCTGGAAGCCGGTCGCCGAGCAGTACTACTTCAATGAGGGCAAGGACTTCTTCTTCGATCCCCAGCTCCAGCCCGTCGGCGAGGGGGCGTCCGGCTCAGGCTGGCTCGGAGGCCCGTTGCGGGCGGGTCCCCTCCTGGGGGACTGCTCGTAG
- a CDS encoding LysR family transcriptional regulator, which yields MDRLETLRVFVAVAEEAGFAAAARRLGLSPPAVTRAIAALEERIGTRLLHRTTRTVRPTEAGRRFLADCKRILGELEEAESSAAGSQTEPRGQLSVTASLMFGRLYIAPLLLDFLGRHPHVVARALFVDRVVDLVDEGIDVAIRIAQLQDSSLNAVRVGAVRRVVCASPRYLAEHGRPRTPAELSRFEAITFSQTAAQQGWSFTSGSKVQTVNPPTRLIVNSAEVAIEAALAGRGVARVLSYQVASELRRGRLQLLLEDYEPPPIPIHVVHAEGRRANARVRAFVDFAVERLRAEESLR from the coding sequence GTGGACCGTCTCGAGACCCTGCGCGTCTTTGTCGCCGTGGCGGAGGAGGCAGGCTTCGCAGCCGCGGCGCGACGCCTGGGGCTGTCGCCTCCCGCGGTGACGCGGGCCATCGCGGCGCTCGAGGAGCGGATCGGCACGCGCCTGCTGCACCGCACCACGCGCACCGTGCGCCCGACCGAGGCCGGCCGCCGCTTCCTCGCGGACTGCAAGCGCATCCTCGGAGAGCTCGAGGAGGCCGAGTCCTCGGCGGCGGGCTCGCAGACAGAGCCTCGAGGGCAGCTCAGCGTGACGGCGTCCTTGATGTTCGGGCGCCTCTACATCGCGCCCCTCCTCCTCGACTTCCTGGGCCGGCATCCGCACGTGGTGGCGCGTGCCCTGTTCGTCGATCGCGTCGTCGATCTCGTGGACGAGGGCATCGACGTCGCCATCCGGATTGCTCAGCTGCAGGACTCGTCACTGAACGCGGTCCGGGTGGGCGCGGTGCGGCGCGTGGTCTGCGCATCGCCGCGCTACCTGGCCGAGCACGGCCGCCCGCGGACTCCGGCCGAGCTGTCCCGCTTCGAGGCGATCACCTTCTCCCAGACGGCCGCGCAGCAGGGCTGGTCCTTCACGTCGGGCTCGAAGGTGCAGACGGTCAACCCGCCCACGCGGCTGATCGTCAACTCCGCCGAGGTCGCCATCGAGGCCGCGCTGGCCGGGCGAGGAGTGGCGAGGGTGCTCTCCTACCAGGTGGCCTCGGAGCTGCGCCGGGGACGGCTCCAGCTCCTGCTCGAGGACTACGAGCCTCCGCCCATTCCGATCCACGTCGTGCACGCCGAAGGCCGACGTGCCAACGCGCGGGTGCGCGCCTTCGTGGACTTCGCGGTCGAGCGGCTCCGAGCCGAGGAGTCCCTGCGCTGA
- a CDS encoding glutathione S-transferase family protein, whose amino-acid sequence MTTPTRPIRLYRHPLSGHSHRAQLLLSMLGLPFELIEVDFAKGEHKRPEFVAKNNPFGQIPVLEDGDVTLADSNAILVYLASRYDTEGRWLPRDPVAAARVQQWLSVAAGQLAFGPSAARRVTLLGAKLDYEAAKATATQLFTVLDGQLANRRFLVGDAPTIADLAIYAYTALAPEGGISIEPYGHLRAWLARVEALPGFVPVQRTPARPAA is encoded by the coding sequence GTGACGACCCCCACCCGCCCCATCCGCCTCTATCGCCATCCCCTGTCCGGCCACTCCCACCGCGCGCAGTTGCTCCTGTCGATGCTGGGCCTGCCGTTCGAGCTCATCGAGGTCGACTTCGCCAAGGGGGAGCACAAGCGGCCCGAGTTCGTGGCCAAGAACAACCCCTTCGGCCAGATCCCCGTGCTCGAGGACGGGGACGTGACGCTCGCCGACAGCAACGCCATCCTCGTGTACCTCGCGTCGCGCTATGACACGGAGGGGCGCTGGCTCCCGCGCGATCCGGTCGCGGCGGCGCGAGTGCAGCAGTGGCTCTCGGTCGCGGCCGGGCAGCTCGCCTTCGGTCCCTCGGCGGCGCGCCGGGTCACCCTGCTGGGCGCGAAGCTCGACTATGAGGCCGCGAAGGCGACGGCCACCCAGCTCTTCACGGTGCTCGACGGCCAGCTGGCCAACCGACGCTTCCTCGTCGGAGACGCACCGACAATCGCGGACCTGGCCATCTACGCCTATACCGCCCTGGCTCCCGAGGGCGGCATCTCGATCGAGCCCTACGGCCACCTCCGCGCGTGGCTGGCGCGAGTCGAAGCCCTGCCCGGCTTCGTTCCGGTGCAGCGGACGCCGGCTCGGCCCGCGGCCTGA
- a CDS encoding pyridoxamine 5'-phosphate oxidase family protein: protein MRERMEQIGRKVIRSFMPDQHRELFCKLPFLIVGSVDAQWRPSASILVGRPGFIGSPDARTLTIASLPGAGDSLGENLTQGAPLGLLGIQLETRRRNRMNGRVVSLDEGGFVVQVEQSFGNCPQYIQAREPVFVAEPSRVPAPRPVQKEGARLSEAMAGLVSRADTFFIATASPNAGGNGASEGVDVSHRGGKPGFVRVTEEDGRTVLTVPDFSGNRMFNTLGNLVLNPRAGLLFVDFTTGGTLSLNGEAEIVWGGPEVEAFEGAERLVRFRVTEGTWIDHAVPLRWSPAQPSPHLASTGSWTEPLKHSHRDQPR from the coding sequence ATGCGGGAGCGCATGGAGCAGATCGGCCGCAAGGTCATCCGCTCGTTCATGCCGGACCAGCACCGGGAGCTGTTCTGCAAGCTGCCCTTCCTGATCGTCGGCAGCGTGGATGCTCAGTGGCGTCCCTCGGCTTCCATCCTGGTGGGCCGGCCGGGCTTCATCGGCTCACCTGATGCGCGGACACTGACCATCGCGTCCCTGCCGGGCGCTGGAGACTCCCTGGGCGAGAACCTCACCCAGGGTGCGCCGCTGGGGCTGCTCGGAATCCAGCTCGAGACGCGCCGGCGCAACCGGATGAACGGGCGGGTGGTCTCGCTCGACGAGGGCGGATTCGTCGTCCAGGTCGAGCAGAGCTTCGGCAACTGCCCCCAGTACATCCAGGCCCGCGAGCCCGTGTTCGTGGCGGAGCCTTCCCGTGTTCCAGCGCCACGACCGGTCCAAAAGGAAGGAGCGCGGCTGTCCGAGGCCATGGCCGGGCTCGTGAGCCGGGCGGACACGTTCTTCATCGCGACGGCCTCCCCGAACGCCGGAGGGAACGGAGCGAGCGAAGGCGTCGACGTCTCGCACCGAGGCGGCAAACCCGGCTTCGTGCGAGTGACGGAGGAGGACGGCCGCACGGTGCTCACGGTCCCGGACTTCTCGGGCAACCGGATGTTCAACACGCTGGGGAACCTGGTGCTCAACCCGCGCGCCGGGCTCCTGTTCGTCGACTTCACGACCGGAGGAACCCTCTCGCTGAACGGCGAGGCCGAGATCGTCTGGGGCGGGCCCGAGGTCGAGGCCTTCGAGGGAGCCGAGCGGCTCGTGCGCTTCCGCGTCACGGAGGGCACGTGGATCGACCATGCGGTGCCGCTCCGCTGGTCTCCGGCACAGCCTTCACCTCACCTCGCCTCCACCGGCTCCTGGACCGAGCCTCTCAAGCACTCCCATCGGGATCAGCCTCGTTGA
- a CDS encoding tetratricopeptide repeat protein: MSAPVTAQRSTATVDVLIVTALLLEYDAVLEVDSGALPGSSWQREVAPTGLEVAFRTFQAEDGGTLRVAVTRALEMGGVATAAAAAPLVHAYAPRCLAMCGVCAGRKGMVRLGDVIIANRLWTYDTGKLVIEEDERGHKQARMWADMLQYQLNGRWKQCAESFQPEPPGAWLSQRPRPLDSQQDWVLAVLFAGQDPRQHPDRRKKCPDYGEKVIPTLRERGWLQRGDLALTVEGRVYIEEKLSRYPDGLPEPPPFKVHVGPIGTGSQVVSDPRVFEKLARSMRAVLGLEMEASAIGALAHQQNIPYMLVMKGVADFGDSDKQDDFKPFAARASAECLLAFLRQHLPSPAFDAEGSPGFGNATTDKGAPFIGIPARSLQADFKGRDQSLRELDAMLRGKDTTARKDGNLSPVFVHGAGGIGKSRLVMEYAYRYREEYSGGIFFALVKKHTPLEIWADFARKLSPERPMLRDEDAALAFAHQLSAPALGPRLIILDDVQADSREELAARFGDRLELQGREIWPVNQPGVSLLITTRMRDIPWARGFAVDRLDADSALELLGGRAGLETLEPGEQQAARELASDVLGGHPLALWLAGAYLRRGGLSISEYRESLPEKELVDELEAAKEHAAEEVRDHDRSIAATYELSRKQLDSGTEVDALAWHLLRIAAFLEPGVPIDRKLLARLLKARGQTTDLNKIGFALARLTKDLALLGLGQSGGARREEVVIHPLIAAWTRWRIRGQELEEIQHALLVGMCGLFPEASSEFWMVMQEESHPAWDYLSVEREAHVTSVWNHCRRVLTPARTLLSWCLGDLYLRRGSLRSAREVFEQALGCARQLAEREPDKAQWQADISGSLTRRGDVFSAQGHWTEAHKSYEQALEICRQLTEREPDNLAWMRGIAASLEKLGTVQKAQGGLKKARRSFEQALKLRQQLEKARPDNIEWRRDVSVSLSKLGAVLSSLGVLVKARRVFQQALKIRQRLLDGEPTHAGRQLDVAVALERSGTVMSAQGNPQEAREAFQRALEIRQGLVAQEMRAVRWWHREVTVTLRDLGIRVETVRPFEALDLELETARRLLEREPSNAWLQHAVSVRLQRLAEWHIPQRLLSLARPCLEESLEIVVRLTEREPDNVRWLDDVGERATMLGNVLCAQAELDGARSAYVLGLQACQKLVALEKDDVQRQEAVCTLLDRLGLVLRVRGEVEEACRVFEQELEIRRQLAKREADNLARQAAVALCLYKLGKTLSARGQLEEASLTLEQGLMAYQALAEKLPDSAESERELSAMHYALGAVLRARRELEGARQAFEQGVALAQRLVVRGPGDADVAAIMFVGVRLLVGVLTAKGDLEEARHAAERALGFARRMAESSPYGALWPHEVSVSLGWLGSVLIARGDVEAGRKALAQGVELEEDASRRTQWHQYFAAELERMGDLLSAHGRREEARRTFEQGVEIHQRLVELDPDTPMWRLGLAASWERLGSVLRALGCLEEARRAFERGLEIRQRQAEREPEDAGRQADVSVSLNELGRVLRAQGHLEEARQAFERGLEIRQRQAEREPDNPARQADVSVSLCELGSVLCELGALKEARQVFERELELRQRLTRREADSVGWRMDLVFSQLKLAMVMLKESPADRGNAQGVLLQARDTLRSLEAKPRLPHVRQLQWLPTIESLLHSLNEADPDGSA; encoded by the coding sequence TTGAGCGCGCCGGTGACAGCGCAGCGATCGACGGCAACGGTGGACGTGCTCATCGTCACCGCTCTCCTGCTTGAGTACGACGCGGTGCTGGAGGTGGACAGTGGCGCGTTGCCCGGGAGCAGCTGGCAGAGGGAGGTAGCTCCTACGGGCCTCGAGGTGGCCTTTCGTACCTTTCAGGCAGAGGATGGGGGCACGCTTCGTGTGGCGGTGACCCGGGCGTTGGAGATGGGCGGGGTGGCAACCGCGGCGGCGGCGGCCCCGCTCGTTCATGCCTACGCACCCCGATGCCTGGCCATGTGTGGTGTGTGCGCGGGGCGCAAGGGGATGGTCAGACTGGGCGATGTCATCATCGCGAACCGTCTCTGGACCTATGACACCGGCAAGCTGGTGATCGAGGAGGATGAGCGTGGCCACAAGCAGGCTCGCATGTGGGCCGACATGCTTCAGTACCAGCTCAACGGGCGTTGGAAGCAATGCGCGGAGTCGTTCCAGCCCGAGCCTCCCGGTGCCTGGCTGAGCCAGCGCCCGAGGCCCCTCGACTCCCAGCAGGACTGGGTGCTCGCGGTGCTCTTCGCGGGACAGGACCCGAGACAACACCCGGACCGGCGGAAGAAGTGCCCCGACTATGGAGAGAAGGTCATCCCCACGCTCCGGGAGCGGGGGTGGCTTCAGCGCGGAGACCTGGCACTCACGGTCGAAGGTCGGGTGTATATCGAGGAGAAGCTGAGTCGCTATCCGGACGGGCTGCCAGAGCCCCCGCCCTTCAAGGTGCACGTGGGGCCTATCGGTACCGGCAGCCAGGTGGTGAGCGACCCGAGGGTCTTCGAAAAGCTTGCTCGGTCGATGCGCGCGGTGCTGGGCCTGGAGATGGAGGCGTCGGCCATCGGTGCGCTCGCGCACCAACAGAACATTCCCTACATGCTCGTGATGAAGGGGGTGGCGGACTTTGGAGACTCGGACAAGCAGGACGACTTCAAGCCCTTCGCGGCTCGTGCCTCGGCGGAGTGCTTGCTGGCCTTCCTGCGTCAACACCTTCCCTCCCCGGCTTTCGACGCCGAAGGGTCCCCTGGCTTCGGGAACGCAACGACCGACAAGGGGGCACCGTTCATAGGCATCCCGGCCAGGAGTCTCCAGGCGGACTTCAAGGGGCGCGACCAGTCCCTGAGAGAGCTGGATGCGATGCTGCGGGGGAAGGACACGACGGCGCGGAAAGACGGGAACCTGAGCCCTGTCTTCGTCCACGGAGCTGGGGGTATTGGCAAGTCCCGGCTCGTCATGGAGTACGCGTATCGCTACCGGGAGGAGTACTCCGGCGGCATCTTCTTCGCTCTCGTGAAGAAGCATACGCCTCTGGAGATCTGGGCGGATTTTGCTCGCAAGCTGTCTCCTGAGCGCCCGATGCTTCGAGATGAAGATGCGGCCCTGGCATTCGCGCATCAGCTGAGTGCCCCCGCCCTGGGGCCCCGGTTGATCATCTTGGATGACGTCCAGGCGGACTCTCGGGAAGAGCTGGCGGCTCGCTTCGGGGACCGCCTGGAGCTTCAGGGCCGGGAGATATGGCCCGTGAACCAGCCCGGCGTGAGCCTGCTGATCACGACTCGAATGCGGGACATCCCCTGGGCGCGAGGCTTCGCGGTGGACCGGCTGGATGCGGACTCCGCGCTCGAGCTGCTGGGCGGGAGGGCTGGCCTGGAGACACTGGAGCCCGGCGAGCAGCAGGCCGCGAGGGAGCTTGCCTCGGATGTACTGGGGGGACATCCGCTGGCCCTCTGGCTGGCGGGGGCCTACCTCCGCCGAGGAGGCCTCTCCATCTCGGAGTACCGGGAGTCTCTCCCCGAAAAGGAGCTGGTGGATGAGCTGGAGGCCGCCAAGGAGCATGCCGCCGAGGAAGTCAGGGACCACGATCGATCGATAGCCGCGACCTACGAGCTGAGCCGGAAGCAGCTCGACTCCGGAACGGAAGTGGATGCGCTCGCGTGGCACCTGCTTCGGATTGCCGCCTTCCTGGAGCCCGGAGTACCCATCGACCGCAAGCTGCTGGCCCGACTGCTGAAGGCGAGGGGACAGACGACCGACCTGAACAAGATTGGGTTCGCCCTGGCGCGGCTCACGAAGGACCTGGCCCTCCTGGGCCTGGGCCAGAGCGGTGGGGCGAGGCGTGAGGAGGTGGTGATCCATCCGCTCATCGCGGCGTGGACCCGGTGGCGCATCAGGGGACAGGAGCTGGAGGAGATCCAGCACGCCCTGCTGGTGGGAATGTGCGGCTTGTTTCCAGAGGCCTCGAGCGAGTTCTGGATGGTCATGCAAGAGGAGTCGCACCCCGCGTGGGACTACCTGTCAGTGGAGCGCGAGGCTCACGTGACCTCGGTCTGGAACCACTGCCGAAGGGTTCTGACTCCAGCTCGAACCCTCCTGTCGTGGTGCCTGGGCGATCTGTACCTCCGCCGGGGCAGTCTGAGAAGCGCGCGAGAGGTCTTCGAGCAAGCGCTCGGGTGTGCGCGTCAGTTGGCGGAGCGAGAGCCGGACAAGGCGCAGTGGCAGGCGGACATCTCGGGGAGCTTGACCAGGAGAGGGGATGTCTTCAGCGCCCAGGGACATTGGACGGAGGCTCACAAGAGCTACGAGCAGGCCCTGGAGATCTGCCGACAGCTGACGGAGCGGGAGCCGGACAACCTGGCGTGGATGCGCGGCATCGCGGCGAGTCTCGAGAAGCTGGGGACAGTGCAGAAGGCGCAGGGCGGGCTGAAGAAGGCTCGACGGTCATTCGAGCAGGCGCTGAAGCTGCGTCAGCAACTGGAGAAGGCGCGGCCAGACAACATCGAGTGGCGGCGGGATGTGTCCGTGAGCCTGAGCAAGCTGGGAGCTGTGTTGAGCTCCCTGGGAGTCCTGGTGAAGGCTCGGCGCGTCTTCCAGCAGGCGCTGAAGATCCGTCAGCGTCTGTTGGACGGGGAGCCGACCCATGCCGGGCGGCAGCTGGATGTAGCCGTGGCCTTGGAGCGGTCCGGGACCGTGATGAGCGCGCAAGGGAACCCCCAGGAGGCGCGTGAGGCCTTCCAGCGGGCCCTGGAGATTCGTCAAGGACTGGTGGCGCAGGAGATGCGTGCCGTCAGGTGGTGGCATCGGGAGGTGACTGTCACTCTCCGCGACCTCGGAATCCGAGTGGAGACGGTGCGGCCATTCGAGGCCCTCGATTTGGAGCTGGAGACAGCGCGGCGATTGCTGGAGCGGGAGCCGAGCAACGCCTGGTTGCAGCATGCTGTCTCCGTTCGACTGCAGAGACTGGCGGAGTGGCATATCCCGCAGAGACTGTTGAGTCTGGCGCGGCCGTGCTTGGAAGAGTCGTTGGAGATCGTGGTGCGGTTGACGGAGCGGGAGCCGGATAACGTCCGATGGCTGGATGACGTGGGTGAGAGAGCGACGATGCTTGGAAACGTGCTGTGCGCACAGGCAGAGCTGGATGGGGCGCGCTCCGCTTACGTCCTCGGGCTCCAGGCATGTCAGAAGCTCGTGGCGCTAGAGAAGGACGATGTTCAGAGGCAAGAGGCGGTGTGTACCCTTCTGGATCGATTGGGGCTCGTGCTGAGGGTGCGAGGGGAGGTCGAGGAGGCATGTCGAGTCTTCGAGCAGGAGCTGGAGATTCGTCGGCAGCTGGCGAAGCGTGAAGCGGACAATCTTGCGCGGCAGGCGGCCGTGGCCTTGTGCCTGTACAAGCTGGGAAAGACGCTGAGCGCGCGGGGCCAACTCGAAGAAGCGAGTCTCACTCTCGAGCAGGGGCTGATGGCCTACCAGGCACTGGCGGAGAAGCTCCCCGACAGCGCTGAATCGGAGCGCGAGTTGTCAGCCATGCACTACGCGCTGGGAGCCGTGTTGAGGGCCAGAAGGGAGCTGGAAGGAGCACGACAGGCCTTCGAGCAAGGAGTTGCCCTCGCACAGCGGCTGGTCGTGAGGGGGCCAGGGGATGCTGACGTGGCGGCCATCATGTTCGTCGGCGTCAGGCTCCTGGTGGGAGTACTGACGGCGAAAGGAGACCTGGAGGAGGCTCGCCATGCCGCTGAGCGGGCGCTCGGCTTTGCGCGGAGGATGGCGGAGAGCAGCCCCTACGGCGCCTTGTGGCCGCACGAGGTGTCGGTGAGCCTGGGGTGGCTGGGGAGCGTCCTGATAGCTCGGGGGGATGTGGAGGCAGGGCGCAAGGCTCTGGCGCAGGGGGTGGAGCTGGAGGAGGACGCGTCACGCCGGACTCAGTGGCATCAGTATTTCGCGGCGGAGCTCGAGAGGATGGGGGACCTGCTGAGCGCGCATGGCCGACGAGAGGAGGCGCGTCGAACCTTCGAGCAGGGGGTGGAGATCCATCAGCGGCTGGTGGAACTCGACCCGGACACGCCTATGTGGCGGCTCGGCCTCGCCGCGAGCTGGGAACGCCTGGGGAGCGTGCTGCGAGCGCTAGGATGCCTTGAGGAGGCTCGCCGGGCATTCGAGCGTGGGCTGGAGATCCGTCAGCGACAGGCGGAGCGGGAGCCGGAAGATGCTGGGAGGCAGGCGGACGTATCCGTGAGCCTGAATGAGCTGGGACGCGTGCTGAGAGCCCAGGGGCATCTGGAGGAAGCGCGCCAGGCCTTTGAACGAGGGCTGGAGATCCGCCAGCGGCAGGCAGAGCGGGAGCCGGACAATCCAGCGAGACAGGCGGACGTGTCCGTGAGCTTGTGCGAGCTCGGATCCGTGTTGTGCGAGCTGGGGGCTCTTAAGGAGGCGCGCCAGGTCTTCGAGCGGGAGCTGGAGCTTCGTCAGAGGCTGACGCGGCGCGAAGCAGACAGCGTGGGGTGGCGGATGGATCTCGTCTTCTCCCAGCTCAAGCTGGCGATGGTCATGTTGAAGGAGTCCCCCGCTGATCGCGGGAATGCCCAAGGAGTGCTCCTTCAAGCTCGAGACACGCTGCGCTCCCTCGAGGCGAAGCCCCGCCTTCCTCATGTGCGGCAACTGCAATGGCTGCCGACCATTGAGAGCCTGCTGCACTCTCTCAACGAGGCTGATCCCGATGGGAGTGCTTGA